The following coding sequences lie in one Thermodesulfobacteriota bacterium genomic window:
- a CDS encoding right-handed parallel beta-helix repeat-containing protein, with translation MTKWALAAGFIAFLGLLGWAPAWGAPPPEVARFDVPHEARIVAGQTLSGSPIWSGDLRVVGPVVVPTGAALTLQPGTRVFFDLPETEELEPDSAWITVHGRIHAEGTEEAPILFTPVEPRQNPLENMVDVREAQDARFRHCVFRRGPWGLHLHDTRGTVEACRFWDNYGGVRGRGGEIVLRANRFEGNRIGVRLWRASPVIEGNSFVANLTGIFFRQEVEGALVRHNNFGDLEYAVKLGELQTSDVDASNNWWGAADSTALAQKIFDGADSEGVGRVIVEPRLSGPWAPRERRP, from the coding sequence GTGACAAAGTGGGCCCTCGCTGCGGGTTTCATCGCCTTCCTCGGGCTTCTCGGGTGGGCGCCCGCCTGGGGTGCGCCTCCTCCGGAAGTGGCTCGATTCGACGTCCCGCACGAGGCGCGGATTGTCGCTGGCCAGACCCTGTCCGGCAGCCCGATTTGGTCCGGCGACCTCCGGGTGGTGGGACCGGTGGTCGTGCCCACGGGCGCCGCCCTCACCCTCCAGCCGGGCACGCGGGTCTTCTTCGACCTGCCCGAGACCGAGGAGCTCGAACCCGACTCGGCCTGGATCACGGTCCACGGGAGGATTCACGCCGAGGGAACCGAGGAGGCCCCCATCCTGTTCACGCCCGTGGAACCCCGCCAGAACCCGCTGGAGAACATGGTGGACGTCCGGGAGGCCCAAGACGCGCGCTTCCGACACTGCGTGTTTCGGCGGGGTCCGTGGGGACTCCACCTCCACGACACCCGCGGGACCGTGGAGGCGTGCCGGTTCTGGGACAACTACGGCGGCGTGCGGGGCCGGGGCGGCGAGATCGTGCTGCGAGCCAATCGGTTCGAGGGCAACCGGATCGGCGTGCGCCTGTGGCGTGCCTCCCCGGTGATCGAAGGCAACTCCTTCGTCGCCAACCTCACCGGGATCTTCTTCCGCCAGGAGGTCGAAGGTGCGCTGGTCAGGCACAACAACTTCGGTGATCTGGAGTACGCCGTCAAACTGGGAGAGCTGCAAACCTCGGATGTGGACGCCTCGAACAACTGGTGGGGCGCAGCGGACTCGACCGCCTTGGCGCAGAAGATTTTTGACGGAGCCGACTCCGAAGGGGTCGGTCGGGTGATCGTCGAACCCCGCCTCTCCGGCCCGTGGGCCCCCCGGGAGAGACGACCGTGA
- a CDS encoding TlpA disulfide reductase family protein, with product MMRRIALLAVVAAAAASFPGLVPRAAAQDTAMRLQLGDRAPDFTLEEFSTGQPISLGQFLRKKVVMLEFWATWCDICKSEMPRLVREYEEYKDKGYVLLGITLSRGDKKDREKIRELKEKFGLTYPLLLDTEFEVATKTYGLSGPIPLKVIIDCQGVIRYSHVGDYADGISEVPFVLDELLADPACKP from the coding sequence ATGATGCGGAGAATCGCCCTGCTCGCCGTCGTTGCGGCCGCTGCCGCTTCTTTCCCCGGGCTCGTGCCCCGCGCCGCAGCCCAGGACACGGCCATGCGGCTCCAGCTCGGGGACCGGGCTCCGGACTTCACCCTGGAGGAGTTCTCTACCGGCCAGCCGATCTCGCTGGGCCAGTTCCTGCGCAAGAAGGTGGTGATGCTGGAGTTCTGGGCCACCTGGTGCGACATCTGCAAGAGCGAAATGCCTCGGCTGGTTCGGGAGTACGAGGAGTACAAGGACAAGGGGTACGTGCTCCTCGGGATCACCCTGAGCCGCGGCGACAAGAAGGACCGGGAGAAGATCCGGGAGCTCAAGGAGAAGTTCGGGCTCACCTACCCGCTGCTCTTGGACACCGAGTTCGAGGTGGCCACCAAGACCTACGGCCTTTCGGGACCGATCCCGCTCAAGGTGATCATCGACTGCCAGGGCGTGATCCGCTACAGCCACGTGGGCGACTACGCCGACGGCATCAGCGAGGTGCCGTTCGTGCTCGACGAACTGTTGGCTGACCCGGCGTGCAAACCGTGA
- a CDS encoding multiheme c-type cytochrome, whose product MRRMIATGALALTLGSGPSAAEMLDPAGYAGSDRCAECHKEKYDGWKETFHATVVKDAKKDPSAILGDFTAPGLPFTRDEVEYTIGGHWDQRYMKKIDDDYYVLPKLWSVPSRTWQPYNVWGWRKMPYSKYCRGCHVTAYEPDTGTETEHRIGCESCHGPGKAHAEAGGEAAIVQPAKLPEDRRKMICAACHVRGKDPSGTYHFPVAFTPGEDLGHHYVPNDVQPGETNSQAILRAYDKWQEDRKAGKSKCDVCGIPGAPETKKNENAAALDFCFGCHEFKEKYPEHTRHPAGTDLACFDCHVQKTKDIMNVSDEQDIHSYGYFLVHVQQCYDPEIEKYCGKCHEGRDLEWSRRLVEQWRAPGRIDH is encoded by the coding sequence ATGCGAAGGATGATCGCGACGGGCGCGTTGGCGCTCACGCTCGGCTCGGGGCCGAGCGCGGCGGAGATGCTGGACCCCGCCGGGTACGCGGGGAGCGACCGGTGCGCCGAGTGCCACAAAGAGAAATACGATGGCTGGAAGGAGACCTTTCACGCCACGGTGGTCAAGGACGCCAAGAAAGACCCATCGGCCATCCTCGGCGACTTCACCGCGCCCGGCCTCCCCTTCACGCGGGACGAGGTGGAATACACCATCGGCGGGCACTGGGACCAGCGGTACATGAAGAAGATCGACGACGACTACTACGTCCTGCCGAAACTTTGGAGCGTTCCGTCCCGGACCTGGCAGCCCTACAACGTGTGGGGGTGGCGCAAGATGCCGTACAGCAAGTACTGCCGGGGGTGCCACGTGACCGCCTACGAGCCCGACACGGGCACGGAGACGGAGCACCGGATCGGGTGCGAGTCGTGCCACGGCCCGGGCAAGGCCCACGCAGAGGCGGGAGGCGAGGCCGCCATCGTCCAACCGGCGAAGCTTCCGGAAGACCGCCGCAAGATGATCTGCGCCGCCTGTCACGTGCGAGGGAAAGACCCCTCGGGCACCTACCACTTCCCCGTGGCCTTCACGCCGGGGGAAGACCTCGGCCACCACTACGTTCCCAACGACGTGCAGCCCGGGGAGACCAATTCCCAGGCGATCCTGCGCGCCTACGACAAGTGGCAGGAGGACCGCAAGGCCGGCAAGAGCAAGTGCGACGTGTGCGGCATCCCGGGCGCTCCCGAGACCAAGAAGAACGAGAACGCGGCGGCCCTGGACTTCTGCTTCGGCTGCCACGAGTTCAAGGAAAAGTACCCCGAGCACACCCGCCACCCGGCCGGCACGGATCTGGCCTGCTTCGACTGTCATGTCCAGAAGACGAAGGACATCATGAACGTGTCCGACGAGCAAGACATCCACTCCTACGGGTACTTTCTGGTCCACGTGCAGCAGTGCTACGACCCCGAGATCGAGAAGTACTGCGGCAAGTGTCACGAAGGCCGGGATCTCGAATGGTCCCGACGGCTCGTCGAGCAGTGGCGGGCGCCGGGGCGGATCGACCACTGA
- a CDS encoding multiheme c-type cytochrome: MNRSAVCALVAGGLFAFTLVAGEARAEFGGLPGYAGSDTCARCHPEVYAQWRLSSHSRMLVDAVRDPFAILATDFNEDIPFGREDVVYVLGSHWVQKYLTRIDGVLYVLPKYWNVAKRKWEPYSIWNWREQPYNVHCDGCHTVGFDPETESFFEPGVGCESCHGPGKKHVETGGRLSEIVNPANLPPDRAQMICMACHTDGTDTVTGKYPFPVGYVPGEDLNDYLTEFFMPKPNSKRWYWGSMDFLERQRMWRFFQSKFYSTTRACEVCGFDRGISAPKERIMGPSEYCGTCHKYRSENFLQHSGHRPEKVECRDCHVPRMAKRGTTYSIHDHKFDFSQPAPACTECHEPGSVSGDRCQYYAPDFHLLPVRYPREMTTAEACVYCHNTQLKEDRDDGWARQESRRIVDRFLIQ, translated from the coding sequence ATGAATCGTTCGGCTGTTTGCGCCTTGGTCGCCGGGGGCCTTTTCGCCTTCACCCTGGTCGCCGGTGAGGCGAGAGCAGAGTTCGGGGGCCTCCCCGGGTACGCGGGCAGCGACACCTGTGCCCGGTGCCACCCGGAGGTCTACGCCCAGTGGCGCCTGAGCTCCCACTCGCGGATGCTCGTCGATGCGGTCCGGGATCCGTTCGCGATCCTGGCCACCGACTTCAACGAGGACATCCCCTTCGGCCGGGAGGACGTCGTGTACGTCCTGGGGAGTCACTGGGTCCAGAAGTACCTCACCCGGATCGACGGGGTCCTTTACGTCCTGCCCAAGTACTGGAACGTCGCCAAACGCAAGTGGGAGCCTTACAGCATCTGGAACTGGCGGGAGCAGCCCTACAACGTCCACTGCGACGGGTGCCACACGGTGGGCTTCGACCCGGAGACCGAGAGCTTCTTCGAGCCGGGCGTGGGCTGCGAATCCTGCCACGGCCCGGGAAAGAAGCACGTGGAGACGGGAGGGCGTCTCTCGGAGATCGTCAACCCGGCCAACCTGCCACCCGACCGGGCCCAGATGATCTGCATGGCGTGCCACACGGACGGCACCGACACGGTCACGGGCAAGTACCCCTTTCCCGTGGGCTACGTGCCCGGGGAAGACCTCAACGACTACCTCACCGAGTTCTTCATGCCCAAGCCCAACAGCAAACGGTGGTACTGGGGCTCCATGGACTTCCTGGAGCGCCAGCGCATGTGGCGCTTCTTCCAGTCGAAGTTCTACTCCACCACGCGGGCCTGCGAGGTATGCGGTTTCGACCGGGGGATCTCAGCGCCCAAGGAGCGGATCATGGGCCCCAGCGAGTACTGCGGCACCTGCCACAAGTACCGCAGCGAGAACTTCCTACAGCACTCCGGGCACCGGCCGGAGAAGGTCGAGTGCCGGGACTGCCACGTGCCCCGGATGGCGAAACGCGGGACGACCTACTCGATCCACGACCACAAATTCGACTTCAGCCAGCCGGCCCCGGCCTGCACCGAGTGCCACGAGCCCGGGAGCGTGTCCGGAGACCGGTGCCAGTACTACGCTCCGGACTTCCACCTGTTGCCGGTCCGGTACCCCCGGGAGATGACCACGGCGGAGGCGTGCGTGTACTGCCACAACACCCAACTCAAGGAAGACCGAGACGACGGGTGGGCCCGGCAGGAGTCGAGACGCATCGTGGACCGGTTCCTGATCCAATGA
- a CDS encoding NosD domain-containing protein, producing MIRRTRRLLSVAGFLFLGAACATPQPHTGPGTVTWRGEVRVTEDVTVPRGSRLVLEPGTVVRFAYRDDDGDGWGDAEVRIEGDLVAVGTAAAPIVFTSEAEPVEPGQWGAVRADFGTVDVAYAVVEGSSRGLHVHFSKGRISDSVFRHNVDGTRFGQSTLAVERCLFTGNVGKGLNQRRCRNSVVGNVFRRNRNGIFLFETDEGSAFERNVFRENDHPFRLGDFFTGAVRTRGNDWGGAPPSGEDAGAGRPEARLETTPGEVSEAGPRGWPRWDPARDERPGETE from the coding sequence GTGATCCGCCGAACCCGGAGGCTCCTGTCGGTGGCGGGCTTCCTGTTCCTCGGGGCTGCTTGTGCCACCCCACAACCCCACACGGGTCCGGGAACCGTGACGTGGCGGGGGGAGGTGCGGGTCACCGAAGACGTGACCGTTCCCCGCGGTTCGCGCCTGGTCCTGGAGCCGGGCACGGTGGTCCGCTTCGCCTACCGGGATGACGACGGGGACGGGTGGGGAGACGCCGAGGTGCGCATCGAAGGGGACCTGGTCGCCGTGGGCACCGCCGCCGCGCCGATCGTCTTTACCTCCGAGGCCGAGCCCGTCGAGCCGGGGCAGTGGGGTGCGGTGCGCGCGGACTTCGGAACGGTCGACGTGGCGTACGCCGTGGTGGAAGGCTCTTCGCGCGGGCTCCACGTCCACTTCTCGAAGGGACGGATCTCGGACTCGGTCTTCCGGCACAACGTGGACGGCACGCGCTTCGGCCAGTCCACCCTCGCGGTGGAACGCTGCCTCTTCACCGGCAACGTCGGCAAGGGCCTCAATCAGCGCCGCTGCCGGAATAGCGTCGTCGGAAACGTCTTTCGCCGCAACCGCAACGGGATCTTCCTCTTCGAGACCGACGAGGGCTCGGCGTTCGAGCGCAACGTGTTCCGGGAGAACGACCACCCGTTCCGGCTCGGGGATTTCTTCACCGGCGCCGTCCGCACCCGGGGCAACGACTGGGGCGGAGCGCCCCCCTCGGGCGAGGACGCGGGCGCCGGCCGGCCGGAGGCCAGGCTCGAGACGACTCCCGGGGAGGTCTCGGAGGCCGGGCCCCGCGGATGGCCCCGATGGGACCCCGCCAGGGACGAAAGACCGGGGGAGACGGAATGA
- a CDS encoding TlpA disulfide reductase family protein translates to MRTTASFLTAALLCLAAPGVPWPAFGADKPQPGAAATSFTAPLLEDGDLELGPHLGKDVILLDFWSIYCVACMEEMPKIIDLYERYRERGLVVVGINLDSFGSKRVVRFVEGLDYPIPFPLVIDKRRQVAGDYSVSVLPTTVLIDRQGKVVDYHVGYAPGDEIKLEEKVKQALGGGN, encoded by the coding sequence ATGCGAACGACCGCGAGCTTCCTCACAGCCGCCCTCTTGTGCCTCGCCGCTCCGGGCGTGCCGTGGCCGGCGTTCGGCGCAGACAAACCCCAACCCGGCGCCGCCGCCACCTCCTTCACCGCACCGCTGTTAGAAGACGGAGACCTGGAGCTCGGCCCGCATCTGGGCAAAGACGTCATCCTGCTCGACTTCTGGTCCATCTACTGCGTGGCTTGCATGGAAGAGATGCCCAAGATCATCGACCTCTATGAGCGGTACCGGGAGAGGGGCCTCGTGGTCGTGGGCATCAACCTGGACAGCTTCGGCTCGAAGCGGGTCGTCCGGTTCGTGGAAGGGTTGGACTACCCCATCCCCTTCCCCCTGGTGATCGACAAGCGCCGGCAGGTGGCCGGCGATTACTCCGTGAGCGTGCTCCCCACCACCGTACTCATCGACCGGCAGGGCAAGGTCGTCGATTACCACGTGGGCTACGCCCCGGGGGACGAGATCAAGCTCGAGGAGAAGGTGAAGCAGGCCCTGGGCGGGGGGAACTGA
- a CDS encoding 4Fe-4S binding protein — protein MRLRRYLQLGTSLGANGWLKGYWAKAVYQGAGKGFCIPALNCYACPSAFFSCPLGSLQHFMVVRSIPYYVMGYLGAVGAFIGRMPCGTICPFGFFQDLLYKLRSFKIRIPRYLRPFRYIVLVVLVFVLPWVTGQNWFSKLCPAGTLAGGLPWVTISGDIRNMIQDLFWIKLAMLIFFTTSSIIAKRPFCQTTCPLGAIFGLFNRLSFVRLHWDAKTCTHCDKCFEVCPMEIKVYEGENTGQCIRCLDCTACEAITVTTVLSRPEGEQPAAFPEPAREVA, from the coding sequence ATGAGACTGCGACGCTACCTCCAACTGGGCACGAGCCTCGGGGCCAACGGCTGGCTCAAAGGCTACTGGGCCAAGGCCGTGTACCAGGGGGCGGGCAAGGGGTTCTGCATCCCGGCGCTGAACTGCTACGCCTGCCCCTCGGCCTTCTTCTCCTGCCCCCTCGGGTCGCTCCAGCACTTCATGGTGGTGCGCTCTATCCCCTACTACGTGATGGGGTACCTGGGCGCCGTCGGCGCGTTCATCGGGCGCATGCCGTGCGGCACGATCTGCCCATTCGGGTTCTTCCAGGATCTCCTCTACAAGCTCCGGTCGTTCAAGATCCGCATCCCGCGGTACCTCCGGCCGTTTCGCTACATCGTGCTGGTCGTGCTGGTGTTCGTCCTGCCGTGGGTGACGGGCCAGAACTGGTTCTCCAAGCTCTGTCCCGCCGGGACGTTGGCCGGCGGCCTCCCGTGGGTGACGATCAGCGGGGACATCCGGAACATGATCCAGGACCTCTTCTGGATCAAGCTGGCCATGCTGATCTTCTTCACCACTTCGTCGATCATCGCCAAACGCCCCTTCTGTCAGACCACGTGCCCCCTGGGGGCGATCTTCGGCCTCTTCAACCGGCTGAGCTTCGTGCGCCTGCACTGGGACGCCAAGACCTGCACCCACTGTGACAAGTGCTTCGAGGTCTGCCCCATGGAGATCAAGGTCTACGAGGGAGAGAACACCGGCCAGTGCATCCGGTGCCTCGACTGCACCGCATGCGAGGCCATCACGGTGACCACGGTGCTCTCGCGACCAGAAGGGGAGCAGCCCGCGGCGTTTCCGGAGCCGGCCCGGGAAGTAGCGTGA
- a CDS encoding P-II family nitrogen regulator, with protein MKEIKAYIKKHKLAPVTLALHKIEGLTGISVTDVRGFGRGRAKDQPHRVVDDLIDYVTGVKLEIVCRDDLVDEVIRTIQQTAHTGLKGDGKIYVSDVEQAVRISTGERGEGAV; from the coding sequence ATGAAAGAGATCAAGGCGTACATCAAGAAGCACAAGCTCGCGCCCGTGACCCTGGCCCTGCACAAAATCGAGGGCCTCACGGGCATCAGCGTGACCGACGTCCGGGGCTTCGGCCGTGGGCGGGCCAAGGACCAGCCGCATCGTGTCGTGGACGATCTGATCGACTATGTCACCGGCGTCAAGCTCGAGATCGTCTGCCGGGACGACCTGGTGGACGAGGTCATCCGCACCATCCAACAGACGGCCCACACGGGCCTCAAGGGCGACGGCAAGATCTACGTCTCCGACGTGGAGCAAGCGGTGCGAATCAGCACCGGCGAGCGCGGCGAAGGCGCCGTCTGA
- a CDS encoding CusA/CzcA family heavy metal efflux RND transporter, which translates to MEKLIQFTLRSRLLMVALAALVMGAGVLSYRSLPVDAFPDVTPALVQVFAETEGLAPEEVEKYVTYPIEAVMNGLPNLKELRSVSNFGLSVVNVYFEDGTDIYFARQLVNERLQEAREQIPEGFGEPEMGPITTGLGQILFYFVEDETGKLGPEETRTIQDWLIKFNLQAVPGVTEILSLGGEVKQFQVAVRPMDLVRYGLGLHDVVEALRANNANAGAQFIVKNKEEYIVRSVGLAEDAADLERVVVKSVGGTPVYLSQVADVEIGGEIRRGLATMDGKGETVAGMVLKLIGTNTSQVIADVKARLAEVNKVLPPGVRVVPYYDQATLVAKCVATVTDALVQGIALVALVLLLFMGGLRPSAVVALSIPFSLLFAFILMKVLGVSANLMSLGGLAIAIGMLVDGTIVMVENVDRMLRQSDPAEPRVHVVARACAEVGRPILFAVSIIILVFLPLFTLQGVEGKTFRPLAETVSLAMLGSLLFALLLAPVAAHLLMRRPKGEAAESRVVRVLLVPYRPLVRLFVRFRLAAVVLALGMLAAGAWVLPQLGSEFVPRLNEGDLLVRATMAPSISLEEARDTMLRFERRLMAQFPEVTRVVTRVGRGEVGAHADPVNSAEAFVALKPEAEWTTAKTPDALYAAMGEAFESFPGTQFNFTQPIAAAVDELLTGTKAELAVKIFGPDMEVLKEVSARVEAVIREVPGAADVQRDQVSGTPQVRVTIDRDAIARHGINVAEVQEVVSAAVGGEEAGQIFEGVARFAIVVRYAKADRATPEDIGRILIPAPAGGLVPLRDLARIEEIVGPRQITRENNQRFIAVQCNVRGRDIGTFVADAQAAIDAEAKLPPGYLVEWGGQFELQQEANKRLALVVPITLLVVFLLLYSNFNSLKSSLLIILNIPLALVGGAVALWLTGQNLSVPASVGFIALFGIALQNGMVLVQYLNQLLRDGVPLAEACVEGACVRLRPVLMTAITTLLGLAPLLVSTGTGSEVQRPLATVVVGGLVTSTVLTLLVLPALYKWFAIDPNRSVQTL; encoded by the coding sequence ATGGAAAAGCTCATCCAGTTCACCCTGCGCAGCCGCCTGCTGATGGTGGCCCTGGCCGCCCTGGTCATGGGGGCCGGGGTCCTGAGCTACCGGTCCCTACCGGTGGACGCCTTCCCCGACGTGACCCCTGCCCTGGTGCAGGTCTTCGCCGAGACCGAGGGCCTGGCGCCCGAGGAGGTGGAGAAGTACGTCACCTACCCGATCGAAGCCGTCATGAACGGCCTGCCCAACCTGAAGGAGCTCCGCTCGGTCTCGAACTTCGGGCTCTCGGTGGTGAACGTCTACTTCGAGGACGGCACCGACATCTACTTCGCCCGCCAACTCGTGAACGAACGGCTCCAGGAGGCCCGGGAGCAGATCCCCGAGGGCTTCGGCGAGCCCGAGATGGGCCCCATAACCACGGGCCTCGGGCAGATCCTCTTCTACTTCGTGGAAGACGAGACCGGCAAGCTCGGCCCCGAGGAGACCCGGACGATCCAGGACTGGCTGATCAAGTTCAACCTCCAGGCCGTGCCCGGCGTCACCGAGATTCTCAGCCTGGGGGGCGAGGTGAAGCAGTTCCAGGTGGCCGTGCGGCCCATGGACCTCGTGCGCTACGGCCTCGGGCTCCACGACGTGGTGGAGGCGCTGCGGGCCAACAACGCCAACGCCGGCGCCCAGTTCATCGTGAAGAACAAGGAGGAGTACATCGTCCGGTCGGTGGGGCTGGCCGAGGACGCCGCGGACCTCGAGCGGGTGGTGGTGAAGTCGGTGGGGGGCACGCCGGTGTATCTCAGCCAGGTGGCCGATGTGGAGATCGGCGGGGAGATCCGCCGGGGGCTCGCCACCATGGACGGCAAAGGCGAGACCGTGGCCGGCATGGTCCTGAAGCTCATCGGCACCAACACCTCCCAGGTGATCGCCGACGTCAAGGCGCGCCTGGCGGAGGTCAACAAGGTGCTCCCGCCCGGGGTGCGGGTCGTCCCCTACTACGACCAGGCCACCCTGGTGGCGAAGTGCGTGGCCACGGTGACCGACGCCCTGGTCCAGGGCATCGCGCTGGTGGCCCTGGTGCTCCTGCTCTTCATGGGAGGACTTCGGCCGAGCGCGGTGGTGGCGCTCTCGATTCCCTTCTCGCTCCTCTTCGCCTTCATCCTGATGAAGGTCCTCGGGGTCTCGGCCAACCTCATGAGCCTGGGGGGGCTCGCCATCGCCATCGGCATGCTGGTGGACGGCACCATCGTCATGGTGGAGAACGTGGACCGGATGCTCCGGCAGTCCGACCCGGCCGAGCCCCGGGTCCACGTGGTGGCCCGGGCCTGCGCCGAGGTGGGCCGGCCCATCCTGTTCGCCGTGTCCATCATCATCCTGGTCTTCTTGCCCCTCTTCACCCTCCAGGGGGTCGAGGGCAAGACCTTCCGGCCCCTGGCCGAGACCGTGTCCTTGGCCATGCTGGGGTCGCTCCTCTTCGCGCTGCTCCTGGCGCCGGTGGCCGCGCATCTCCTGATGCGGCGCCCGAAGGGCGAGGCGGCGGAGAGCCGGGTGGTGCGGGTGCTCCTGGTGCCCTACCGGCCCCTGGTCCGCCTCTTCGTCCGCTTCCGGCTGGCGGCCGTGGTCCTGGCCCTCGGCATGCTCGCCGCCGGCGCCTGGGTGCTCCCGCAGCTCGGCTCGGAGTTCGTGCCGAGGCTCAACGAGGGAGACCTGCTCGTGCGCGCCACCATGGCGCCGTCGATTTCACTCGAGGAGGCCCGGGACACGATGCTCCGCTTCGAGCGGCGCCTCATGGCGCAGTTCCCCGAGGTCACGCGGGTGGTCACCCGGGTGGGGCGGGGCGAGGTGGGGGCCCACGCCGACCCGGTGAACTCGGCCGAGGCCTTCGTGGCCCTGAAGCCCGAGGCCGAGTGGACGACCGCGAAGACCCCCGACGCCCTCTACGCGGCTATGGGCGAGGCCTTCGAGAGCTTCCCCGGCACCCAGTTCAACTTCACCCAGCCCATCGCCGCGGCGGTGGACGAGCTCCTCACCGGCACCAAGGCCGAGCTCGCAGTGAAGATCTTCGGGCCGGACATGGAGGTGCTCAAGGAGGTCTCGGCCCGGGTGGAGGCCGTGATCCGGGAGGTGCCCGGCGCGGCCGACGTGCAGCGCGATCAGGTGAGCGGTACCCCCCAGGTGCGCGTCACCATCGACCGGGACGCCATCGCCCGCCACGGCATCAACGTGGCCGAGGTCCAGGAGGTGGTGAGCGCCGCGGTGGGGGGCGAGGAGGCGGGCCAGATCTTCGAGGGCGTGGCCCGCTTCGCCATCGTGGTGCGCTACGCCAAGGCCGACCGCGCCACCCCGGAGGACATCGGGCGCATCCTGATCCCGGCGCCGGCCGGGGGGCTCGTGCCGCTCCGGGACCTTGCCCGGATCGAGGAGATCGTGGGCCCTCGCCAGATCACCCGGGAGAACAACCAGCGCTTCATCGCCGTGCAGTGCAACGTGCGGGGCCGAGACATCGGCACCTTCGTGGCGGACGCCCAGGCCGCCATCGACGCGGAGGCGAAGCTCCCGCCCGGATACCTCGTGGAGTGGGGCGGCCAGTTCGAACTCCAGCAGGAGGCCAACAAGCGGCTCGCCCTGGTAGTACCGATCACCCTCCTGGTGGTGTTCCTGCTCCTCTACTCGAACTTCAACTCGCTCAAGAGCTCGCTCCTCATCATCCTCAACATCCCCCTGGCCCTGGTCGGCGGCGCCGTGGCCCTGTGGCTCACGGGTCAGAACCTCTCGGTGCCGGCGTCGGTGGGGTTCATCGCGCTCTTTGGCATCGCGCTCCAGAATGGGATGGTGCTGGTCCAGTACCTGAACCAGCTCCTGCGGGACGGGGTGCCCCTGGCCGAGGCCTGCGTCGAGGGCGCCTGCGTGCGCCTGCGGCCGGTGCTCATGACCGCGATCACCACGCTCCTGGGGCTCGCGCCGCTCCTGGTCTCCACCGGGACGGGGAGCGAGGTGCAGCGGCCGCTGGCCACCGTGGTGGTGGGTGGCCTCGTGACCTCCACGGTGCTCACCCTGCTCGTGCTCCCCGCCCTCTACAAGTGGTTCGCCATCGACCCCAACCGTTCGGTCCAGACTCTGTGA